From one Caldibacillus debilis DSM 16016 genomic stretch:
- a CDS encoding LL-diaminopimelate aminotransferase: MEFTADVIKTLPPYLFSIFEKRKEELKKKGVDVIDFGIGSPDLPPPAFVIDRLKRELDNPVNYAYSPYIGIKEFRQAVADFYKREYGVDLDPDTEVLTLIGSKEGIVHLLQAVVNPGETVLVPDPGFQAYWKAVHLVKGEGYNYPLNEKNGYQPEFENIPEDVYKRTKFMFLNYPSNPTAATTTLDVFEEAVRLAKKYRFIVSNDSAYSFITFTDEVQPSILQAEGAKEVAVEFGSLSKIYNMAGMRIGYIVGNKDIIKALATLKSNVDTCQFIPIQQAAATALNSDRQFVAELNRIYKERRDAMVEGLKAIGIDIRPPEATFYIWAPVKAGYTTEQFTAKLMEEAGIIVTPGTAFGPAGEGYFRISLTKPVEKIREAIERLKRLDWQD; this comes from the coding sequence GTGGAATTTACGGCAGACGTGATTAAAACATTGCCCCCGTATCTGTTTTCGATCTTTGAAAAAAGAAAAGAAGAATTGAAGAAGAAGGGCGTGGATGTCATCGATTTCGGCATCGGTTCACCCGACCTTCCCCCTCCTGCCTTTGTCATTGACCGGTTGAAAAGGGAATTGGACAATCCGGTGAACTACGCCTATTCCCCCTATATCGGGATCAAGGAGTTCCGGCAGGCGGTGGCCGACTTTTATAAAAGGGAATACGGGGTGGACTTGGATCCGGATACGGAAGTATTGACGCTGATCGGATCCAAGGAAGGGATCGTCCATCTGTTGCAGGCCGTTGTCAATCCGGGGGAAACGGTCCTCGTTCCCGATCCCGGGTTCCAGGCTTATTGGAAGGCCGTCCATCTCGTCAAAGGCGAAGGGTACAATTATCCTTTGAACGAAAAGAACGGCTATCAGCCGGAATTTGAAAACATCCCGGAGGATGTGTACAAAAGGACGAAATTCATGTTTTTGAACTACCCGAGCAATCCGACGGCGGCCACGACGACCTTGGACGTATTTGAAGAAGCGGTCCGCCTCGCCAAAAAATACCGGTTCATCGTGAGCAATGATTCCGCCTATTCCTTTATTACCTTCACCGATGAAGTCCAGCCGAGCATCCTGCAGGCGGAAGGGGCGAAGGAAGTCGCCGTGGAATTCGGTTCCCTTTCGAAGATTTATAACATGGCCGGCATGCGGATCGGGTACATCGTCGGCAACAAGGACATCATCAAGGCGCTCGCGACTTTGAAAAGCAACGTGGACACCTGCCAATTTATCCCGATCCAGCAGGCGGCGGCGACGGCGCTGAACAGCGACCGTCAATTTGTCGCCGAATTGAACCGGATTTACAAGGAACGCAGGGATGCGATGGTGGAAGGATTGAAGGCGATCGGCATCGACATCCGGCCGCCGGAAGCCACCTTTTATATATGGGCGCCCGTCAAGGCGGGATATACGACGGAACAGTTCACCGCAAAACTGATGGAAGAAGCGGGGATCATCGTCACGCCGGGAACCGCCTTCGGCCCTGCCGGGGAAGGTTATTTCCGCATCTCCTTGACGAAGCCGGTGGAAAAAATCCGGGAAGCCATCGAACGCCTGAAACGGCTCGATTGGCAGGATTAA
- a CDS encoding acyl-CoA dehydrogenase family protein, whose product MNFDFTPEQEMLRETVRKFVDREIIPYIKEWDERGQFDRNVLKRLAELNLMGVCIPEKYGGMGMDYNSLAIVCEELERGDTAIRTAVSVHTGLNSLTLLQWGTEEQKQKYLVPQARGEKIGAYALTEPNAGSDVAAIQTTAVRKGDHYVLNGQKTWISLCDIADHFIVFAYTDKGKKHRGISAFIVERTFPGFSSRAIKGKLGIRSGNTGELFFDNVKVPAENLLGEEGEGFKIAMSALDNGRFTVAAGAAGLIQACLEACVKYCRERKTFGKEIGRHQLVQQMIAHMEAGLQISRLLVYRAGYLKNLGRRTTREVSLAKWIACDFANKAADDAVQIHGAYGYANEYPVERYLRNSKAPVIYEGTREIHTLLQAEYALGYRKDKPLRKTLPPWEGTGSAGTS is encoded by the coding sequence ATGAATTTTGATTTCACGCCGGAACAGGAAATGTTGAGGGAAACGGTGCGGAAATTCGTCGACAGGGAAATCATCCCTTACATCAAGGAATGGGATGAAAGGGGGCAGTTTGACCGGAACGTCCTGAAGCGCCTGGCCGAATTGAATCTGATGGGCGTCTGCATCCCGGAAAAATACGGGGGGATGGGAATGGATTACAATTCCCTGGCCATCGTCTGCGAGGAATTGGAACGGGGCGATACGGCCATCCGCACCGCCGTTTCCGTCCATACCGGCCTGAACAGCTTGACGCTCCTCCAATGGGGAACGGAAGAGCAAAAACAAAAATATTTGGTTCCCCAAGCCAGAGGAGAGAAGATCGGGGCCTATGCCCTGACGGAACCGAACGCGGGTTCCGATGTAGCCGCCATTCAAACGACGGCCGTCCGCAAAGGGGACCATTACGTCTTAAACGGGCAAAAAACCTGGATTTCCCTGTGCGACATCGCCGACCACTTCATCGTTTTCGCCTATACGGATAAAGGGAAAAAACATCGCGGCATCTCCGCTTTCATCGTGGAAAGGACCTTTCCGGGATTTTCCTCCCGGGCGATCAAAGGAAAATTGGGGATACGGTCCGGCAATACGGGCGAATTATTTTTCGACAACGTGAAAGTCCCGGCGGAAAATTTGCTCGGCGAAGAGGGGGAAGGGTTCAAAATCGCCATGTCCGCCCTGGACAATGGCCGTTTCACCGTGGCCGCCGGCGCGGCCGGGCTCATTCAAGCCTGCCTGGAAGCCTGCGTCAAATATTGCCGGGAACGGAAGACCTTCGGCAAGGAAATCGGCCGCCACCAACTGGTCCAGCAAATGATCGCCCATATGGAGGCGGGCCTGCAAATCAGCCGTCTGCTCGTCTATAGGGCGGGCTATCTGAAAAATTTGGGGAGGCGGACGACGAGGGAAGTCTCCCTCGCCAAATGGATCGCCTGCGATTTTGCCAACAAGGCCGCCGATGACGCGGTGCAGATCCACGGCGCCTACGGCTACGCCAACGAATACCCGGTGGAACGGTACTTGCGCAATTCGAAGGCGCCGGTCATTTACGAAGGGACGAGGGAAATCCATACCCTCCTGCAGGCGGAATACGCCCTCGGCTACCGGAAGGATAAGCCGCTGCGGAAGACCTTGCCCCCATGGGAAGGGACGGGATCCGCGGGGACTTCTTAA